TCGGCTTTTAAAACTTCTACTACGCTTTTTCCCTTGTGTTTTCCAAAATTAAAAACGGGTACATTTTTGTCATCATAGACCATGCGCCCCATCAAATCCACATTGCGCGAGAGAGAAAGTTCGTTTAAAATAGCCATGTCGTTGGCTACAGGTTTGAGAACGTTGCCGCGTGTATCTTTTACCTCTACGCCGTCGTATTTCTCAATTTGTGCCTCCAATACTTCCAAGCAAGCGAGGGTATCCACTTCGGCACTGTGCGCTCCTTCGAGTTCTTTTCCACAATAAAATTTATAGGCTGCCGAAAGCGTGCGTGGCTCCATCAGGTGATAAATGCGCTGCAAGTCTATAATTTTGCGATTTTGAAGGTTGAAATCTACCCCTGCTCTTAAAAATTCTTCTACCAACATTGGCACATCGAAGCGCAGAATATTAAATCCTGCTAAATCTGCCCCTTTGAGAAAGTCTGCCAAAGATTTTGCAATTTGCTTGAAAGTGGGCGCATCTGCAATGTCTGTATCGCTGATGCCATGAATTGCCGTAACTTCGGCGGGAATGGGAATGGTGGGATTGATGCGTTTGGTGCGCGTTTGTCTTTCACCGTTGGGCAGAAGTTTGACGACGGAAATCTCTACGATACGGTCGTGCATGATGTCTGTGCCTGTGCTTTCGAGGTCGAAGAAAGCAAGCGGATTTTTGAGGTTTATTTTCATAGAAAAGGGTTGTCCTTTGATAAGTCTGAAAGAAGCTCTTGGCATTGAGGCAGCAAGATAGCATTTTTTTGGAAAAAAACGACGTTCTGGGTTTTCAAAGCTATCTAATCTATTCCCTCTTGTTCAATCTATCCCTTTTTATTGAGCCTGTTTTTAGAGATTAGAAAGGGATTAGAAAAAGAGCAGTAATTTTAAATGTCTAAAAATCGTGGGCAGTAAAAATTAGGTTCGAATGTAGGGACAAGGCATTGCCTTGTTCTATGCCCCAAACCCTAAGGGTCTTCAAGACCCTTAGGGTTTAAGTCCAAACGTTATTTCGTTTC
Above is a genomic segment from Hugenholtzia roseola DSM 9546 containing:
- a CDS encoding 3'-5' exonuclease; protein product: MKINLKNPLAFFDLESTGTDIMHDRIVEISVVKLLPNGERQTRTKRINPTIPIPAEVTAIHGISDTDIADAPTFKQIAKSLADFLKGADLAGFNILRFDVPMLVEEFLRAGVDFNLQNRKIIDLQRIYHLMEPRTLSAAYKFYCGKELEGAHSAEVDTLACLEVLEAQIEKYDGVEVKDTRGNVLKPVANDMAILNELSLSRNVDLMGRMVYDDKNVPVFNFGKHKGKSVVEVLKAEPSYYDWMMKGDFALNTKQELTRIKLSMATNLFK